The following proteins are co-located in the Theropithecus gelada isolate Dixy chromosome 19, Tgel_1.0, whole genome shotgun sequence genome:
- the LOC112611961 gene encoding pregnancy-specific beta-1-glycoprotein 2-like, whose protein sequence is MVLVQNCQLLPVPFTLLETPKPYISSSNLNPRECTETVILSCDPDTQDVSYLWWINGQNLPISHKLQLSENNRTLSLFGVTKDTAGPYECEMKNPGSSSHSDPVTLNVLYGPHIPSIFSPFPYYRSGENLYLYCFADSNPPAEYSWTINGKFLQSGQDLFIREITTNHSGIYGCSARNSATGSESSASKMIKVSAYSNLIKYTSVN, encoded by the exons ATGGTCTTGGTCCAAAACTGTCAGCTCTTGCCTGTCCCCTTCACTCTTT TGGAGACTCCCAAGCCCTACATCTCCAGCAGCAACTTAAACCCCAGGGAGTGCACAGAGACTGTGATCTTATCCTGTGATCCTGACACTCAGGATGTAAGCTACCTGTGGTGGATAAATGGTCAGAACCTCCCTATCAGTCACAAGTTGCAGCTGTCCGAAAACAACAGGACCCTCAGTCTATTTGGTGTCACAAAGGATACTGCAGGACCCTATGAATGTGAAATGAAGAACCCAGGGAGTTCCAGCCACAGTGACCCAGTCACCTTGAATGTCCTCT ATGGTCCACACATCCCCAGCATTTTCTCTCCATTCCCCTATTACCGTTCAGGAGAAAACCTCTACTTGTACTGCTTCGCGGACTCTAACCCACCGGCAGAGTATTCTTGGACGATTAATGGGAAGTTTCTGCAATCAGGGCAAGACCTTTTTATCCGCGAAATTACTACAAATCATAGTGGAATCTATGGTTGCTCCGCTCGTAACTCAGCCACTGGCAGCGAAAGTTCCGCATCCAAGATGATCAAAGTCTCTG